One Ricinus communis isolate WT05 ecotype wild-type chromosome 1, ASM1957865v1, whole genome shotgun sequence DNA window includes the following coding sequences:
- the LOC8276868 gene encoding MAG2-interacting protein 2 isoform X2, with amino-acid sequence MEEEIGVEVFYETRTHASRPYISNYPPQSPKSNEGGKGILSSLFSAPGICQIKKWREYRSPVKIKKPISLIISPSGERVAVATGSQITILRKEDDYQEPCGTFMSLLGMLSFGVWSESHDILGIADNNDTLYFIKVNGEEITRVTKRQLRVAFPIICMIPQDNTDAHESCLCSFIILTADGFLHHIEISQQPTPSISIRQTLNNVLTIRRQFPKDVYCFDYDPAHSLLLVVGSAVSTSIASSGNSGSCQLSLWRRCPNVDLELLSSVQFEGLYHKSKDFLGQIAYPKVLMSPEGNFVATLDISGCLYIFKLDKEQSSLSSIAVGGRFGSQVIDNLTNRHKEFLNDNIDFTWWSDHIVTLARRGGVFTMLNILAGLQLQKSDHIYSMPVLDRVQKLQGHLFLVESKSFEEGKSLYNHNGESTGVHLLEQVKEGTSNQHDFSKLRWRLVSISQRSVSEMYDVLISNHKYQAALDFANQHGLDRDEVLKSQWSHSCQGVNDINLFLSNIKDHGYVLSECVHKVGPTEDAMKALLAYGLHATDQHRFSVAEDHQRSEIWDLRLARLQLLQYRDRLETYLGINMGRFSMQEYSKFRVMALSEAAVTLAESGKIGALNLLFKRHPYSLSPSMLQILAAVPETVPVQTYGQLLPGRSPPTAVSLREEDWVECKEMLSFINRLPENHELGSQIRTEPIVKMCTGYIWPSPNELSLWYMNRARDIDCYSGQLDNCLCLVDLACQKGIFELQQFHKDISYLHQLIYSDESDREVGVNICLSEWEQLSDYEKFRVMLKEVKEENVVKKLCNKAIPFMHDRFHPSASVSQNQAKDGRLSLHYKDEAFLVRWLKEIALENKLDICLMVIEEGCTNLASNGFFKDEIEAVDCGLQCVYLCTITDRWSTLAAILSKLPRKQVDLTDAEMYTNGLEERLKVAEGHIEAGRLLAFYQVPKPMNFFLEAHADEKGIKQILRLMLSKFVRRQPGRSDNDWASMWRDMQNLRDKAFPFLDPEYMLTEFCRGLLKAGRFSLARNYLKGTSSVALASEKAENLVIQAAREFFFSASSLSCSEIWKAKECLNLFPSSRLVKAEADTIEVLTVKLPSLGVTLLPLQFRQIKDPMEIVKMAIISQTGAYLHVDKLIEVAKLLGLNSPEDIAAVEEAVAREAAVAGDLQLAFDLCLVLAKKGHGLIWDLCAAIARGPALENMDVSARKQLLGFALSHCDAESIGELLHAWKDLDMQGQCDTLLMSTGMSSPKVPAQDSSIMSLSVHGIQDIVDLKDCSKLVDGESVHDHEAYISKVKSILSFVAKNLPMQNGTDLESFLRENGKIFSFAVFQLPWLLDLSGKSGNDKRLVSDFVSGRQFWSIRTQALVTILSWLARNGFAPKDDVIASLAKSIIEPPVTEEEDIMGCCFLLNLVDAFSGVEVIEEQLRIRKNYQEICSIMTVGMIYSLLHNFEVECNDPSQRRELLFGKFKEKHTPFNEINKIDEVQLTFWRQWKLKLEEKRRVAEHSRLLEQIIPAVETGRFLSGDRKYIESVVFSLIDSIKMEKKRIVKDVLKLADTYGLNHTEVLQRYLSSILVSEFWTDDDIMMEIAEVKADIIDCALETIETISVVVYPAIDGHNKQRLAYIYGLLSDCYLQLEETKQSLIHPCSSNLSTLDLARLYKVFEQECQRVSFIKDLNFKNVAALDGLNLQSLRSEVYAHINELNLEALAKMLQTLAGIYTDSLPENLVLWQDVYKHYVLSLLKTLENRTTMEFNFVNPETFQEFIIQLEHTYDFSHMYIRLLAPSDALEIIKRYITMIVPLHGSYGSIPDNSTWQDCLIILLNFWLRLTEEMQEIASGECLDKVGFDPECLSSCLKVLMRLVLEDSVTPSQSWGSIVGYAICGLNGNFSVEILIFCKAMAFSGCGFGAISELFLEAISQCDISSTPSADSESQDLLHLYINMLEPILKDLVSGTCEHQNLYHLLSSLSKLEGQLDDLQSVRQAVWERMAQFSDNSQLPSHVRVYVLELMQLIRGRNIKGFSTELQSKVLPWEGWDELLSTSIKSEINANHLLLHHTDASSQLTSTLVALKSSQLVAAISPSIEITPDNLLNVETAVSCFLKLCDVSNSDTHVEVLLAIVEEWEGFFVVGRDEIKPSETTEAVNDWNNDDWDEGWESFQEVDSLEKEKIENSLSIDPLHVCWMEIFKKLIAISRFNDVLRLIDHSLTKSNRILLDEDGAKTLSEVLLEMDCFVALKLVLLLPYEALQFQCLAVVEDKFKQGGISETVGRDHEFFILVLSSKIISVIITKSSYGTIFSFLCYLAGNLSRQCQESQLFRIMEKEKTESVDTEKDFLFLFRRILFPSFISELVKADQHILAGFLVTKFMHTNASLSLVNVAEASLARYLERQLHALQHDEFAVDDISSCKLLKNTVSKLRGKLGTGIQSALALLPANVR; translated from the exons ATGGAGGAAGAGATTGGGGTAGAAGTGTTTTACGAGACTCGTACCCACGCCTCAAGGCCATACATTTCCAATTACCCTCCTCAATCTCCGAAG AGCAACGAAGGCGGTAAAGGGATTTTATCATCCCTCTTTTCTGCTCCAG GTATATGTCAAATTAAGAAGTGGAGAGAGTACAGGAGTCCAGTAAAAATCAAGAAGCCTATATCTTTGATTATCTCTCCAAGCGGTGAGAGAGTGGCTGTTGCTACTGGGAGTCAGATTACTATTTTGCGGAAGGAGGATGACTACCAAGAGCCATGCGGCACTTTTATGA GCTTGCTTGGTATGCTTTCTTTTGGAGTTTGGTCAGAATCTCATGATATTCTTGGAATTGCCGACAACAATGATACACTCTATTTTATCAAAGTAAATGGTGAAGAGATCACAAGAGTAACAAAGAGACAATTAAGAGTGGCTTTTCCAATCATATGTATGATTCCGCAGGACAATACTGATGCACATGAATCTTGTCT GTGTAGCTTCATCATTCTTACAGCAGATGGATTCCTTCATCATATTGAGATTAGCCAACAGCCAACTCCCTCTATTTCTATCAGGCAGACATTAAATAATGTGTTAACAATTAGGAGACAGTTCCCCAAGGATGTTTACTGCTTTGACTATGATCCTGCACATTCTTTGCTTCTTGTTGTTGGAAGTGCTGTTAGCACCTCAATAGCCTCTAGTGGAAATTCTG GATCTTGTCAACTTTCTCTTTGGCGTAGATGTCCAAATGTAGATCTAGAGCTATTGTCCTCTGTTCAATTTGAAGGCTTATATCACAAATCAAAAGACTTTTTAGGTCAGATAGCATATCCAAAGGTGCTAATGTCACCAGAAGGCAATTTCGTTGCTACTTTAGATATATCAGGATGCTTGTACATCTTTAAGCTGGATAAAGAACAGAGTTCACTTTCTAGCATTGCTGTTGGAGGGAGATTTGGCTCACAGGTGATCGATAACTTGACGAACAGGCATAAAGAATtcttaaatgataatattgattttacaTGGTGGTCTGATCATATTGTGACTCTTGCAAGGAGGGGTGGTGTATTTACTATGCTTAATATCCTTGCTGGCTTACAGCTTCAAAAGAGTGATCATATATATTCGATGCCTGTTTTAGATAGAGTACAAAAGCTTCAGGGACACTTGTTTCTTGTGGAGAGCAAATCATTTGAAGAGGGAAAAAGTTTGTATAATCATAATGGAGAATCCACAGGTGTGCATCTTTTAGAGCAAGTCAAGGAAGGTACAAGTAATCAACATGATTTTTCCAAGTTGCGTTGGAGATTGGTGTCAATTTCACAAAGATCTGTTTCTGAAATGTATGATGTTCTTATTAGCAACCATAAATATCAGGCAGCCTTGGACTTTGCCAATCAGCATGGATTGGACAGAGATGAAGTTTTAAAATCACAGTGGTCGCATTCTTGCCAAGGAGTAAATGatataaatttgtttttatcAAACATTAAAGATCATGGTTATGTACTTTCTGAATGCGTACACAAAGTAGGACCAACAGAAGATGCTATGAAAGCATTACTTGCTTATGGACTACACGCAACTGATCAGCACCGTTTTTCGGTAGCAGAAGATCATCAAAGGAGCGAAATTTGGGATCTCCGTTTGGCTAGGCTTCAGTTATTGCAATATAGAGATCGGCTAGAGACGTACCTGGGAATAAACATGGGAAG GTTTTCTATGCAGGAGTATAGTAAATTTCGTGTTATGGCTCTAAGTGAAGCTGCTGTAACACTTGCTGAAAGTGGCAAAATTGGTGCCCTAAACCTCCTTTTTAAACGCCATCCTTATTCTCTTTCTCCTTCTATGCTGCAAATATTAGCTGCTGTCCCTGAAACTGTTCCTGTTCAAACATATGGGCAGCTTCTTCCTGGAAGGTCCCCTCCTACTGCTGTTTCTCTAAGGGAAGAAGATTGGGTCGAATGCAAAGAGATGTTAAGCTTTATCAACAGGTTACCTGAGAACCATGAATTAGGTAGTCAGATTAGAACTGAGCCCATTGTCAAAATGTGCACAGGATACATTTGGCCATCACCTAATGAACTTTCTTTATGGTATATGAATAGAGCTAGAGATATTGATTGCTACAGTGGTCAGCTAGACAATTGCCTCTGCCTGGTTGACTTGGCTTGTCAGAAAGGTATCTTTGAGTTACAGCAGTTTCACAAGGATATTTCTTACTTGCATCAGCTTATTTATTCTGATGAGAGTGATAGAGAAGTAGGCGTTAATATTTGTCTTTCGGAGTGGGAACAATTATCTGATTATGAGAAGTTCAGAGTGATGCTCAAGGAAGTGAAAGAGGAAAATGTGGTAAAAAAGTTGTGTAACAAGGCAATTCCTTTTATGCATGATAGGTTTCACCCCTCGGCTTCTGTTAGTCAAAATCAGGCTAAGGATGGTCGTCTTTCCTTACACTACAAGGATGAGGCATTTCTAGTGAGATGGCTTAAGGAAATTGCTTTGGAGAATAAATTAGACATATGCTTGATGGTTATTGAAGAAGGGTGCACAAACTTGGCTAGTAACGGTTTCTTCAAGGATGAGATTGAAGCTGTGGACTGTGGTCTgcaatgtgtatatttatgcacAATCACAGATAGATGGAGCACATTGGCTGCCATATTGTCAAAGCTTCCACGAAAGCAAG TTGACCTTACAGATGCTGAAATGTATACAAATGGTCTTGAGGAACGTCTTAAAGTTGCTGAAGGTCATATTGAAGCTGGGAGGCTCTTGGCATTTTACCAG GTCCCAAAACCAATGAACTTCTTCCTGGAGGCTCATGCAGATGAAAAAGGTATAAAACAGATTCTCCGCCTTATGCTTTCGAAATTTGTTCGGCGACAACCAGGTCGATCAGATAATGACTGGGCAAGCATGTGGCGGGATATGCAAAACTTGCGAGACAAggcttttccttttcttgatcCGGAGTACATGTTAACAGAATTCTGCAGAGGACTTTTGAAAGCTGGGAGATTTTCTCTTGCAAGAAATTATCTTAAAGGTACAAGTTCAGTAGCACTGGCATCAGAGAAAGCAGAAAATCTTGTTATTCAAGCTGCAcgtgaatttttcttttcagctTCTAGTCTCTCTTGCTCAGAA ATATGGAAGGCTAAGGAATGCCTAAATTTATTTCCAAGTAGCAGACTTGTTAAAGCAGAGGctgatacaattgaggtacTCACTGTTAAACTTCCAAGCCTTGGAGTTACTCTTCTGCCTTTGCAATTCAGGCAGATAAAGGATCCTATGGAGATTGTGAAAATGGCAATCATCAGTCAAACTGGAGCTTATCTACATGTTGACAAACTCATTGAGGTTGCTAAACTCCTGGGTTTGAACTCTCCAGAGGATATAGCAGCTGTTGAGGAAGCTGTTGCTAGAGAAGCTGCCGTAGCTGGTGATCTGCAATTGGCATTTGATCTCTGCCTTGTTTTGGCTAAAAAGGGACACGGTCTCATTTGGGATTTGTGTGCTGCAATAGCCAGGGGTCCTGCCCTTGAAAATATGGATGTAAGCGCTCGAAAGCAGCTATTAGGTTTTGCTTTGAGTCACTGTGATGCAGAATCAATTGGTGAGCTTCTGCATGCATGGAAGGATCTGGACATGCAAGGCCAATGTGACACTTTGTTGATGTCAACAGGGATGAGTTCCCCTAAGGTTCCAGCTCAAGACTCCTCAATTATGTCTCTGTCAGTTCATGGTATTCAGGATATTGTTGACCTCAAAGATTGCTCCAAACTGGTTGATGGAGAAAGTGTTCATGATCATGAAGCTTACATAAGTAAAGTAAAAAGTATACTTTCTTTTGTTGCTAAAAACTTGCCCATGCAGAATGGAACTGATTTGGAATCTTTCTTGAGGGAGAATGGaaagattttttcttttgctgttTTCCAACTTCCATGGTTGCTTGACTTGAGTGGGAAATCAGGAAATGATAAGAGACTTGTTTCTGACTTTGTTTCTGGAAGACAATTTTGGAGCATACGCACACAAGCCCTGGTAACTATTCTCTCCTGGTTGGCAAGAAATGGTTTTGCTCCCAAAGATGATGTTATTGCCTCTCTGGCAAAGTCAATTATAGAACCACCTGTTACAGAAGAGGAGGACATCATGGGGTGCTGCTTCTTGTTAAATCTTGTGGACGCCTTTAGTGGAGTAGAAGTAATAGAAGAGCAGCTGAGAATAAGGAAGAATTACCAAGAGATTTGCAGTATCATGACTGTGGGGATGATTTACAGTTTATTGCATAATTTTGAAGTTGAGTGCAATGATCCGTCTCAGAGGAGGGAGCTGCTGTTCGGGAAATTTAAAGAGAAGCACACGCCATTTA ATGAGATCAACAAAATTGATGAAGTACAGTTGACATTCTGGAGGCAATGGAAGCtcaaattagaagaaaaaaggcGTGTAGCTGAACATTCTAGATTATTGGAGCAAATCATTCCTGCGGTTGAAACCGGGCGTTTTCTGTCTGGTGACCGCAAATATATTGAGAGTGTTGTTTTTTCCCTGATAGATTCAATAAAGATGGAAAAGAAGCGCATTGTGAAGGATGTCTTGAAATTAGCGGACACATATGGCTTAAATCATACTGAG GTGCTCCAGAGATACCTAAGTTCAATTCTTGTCTCTGAGTTTTGGACTGATGATGATATTATGATGGAAATCGCAGAAGTCAAAGCAGATATAATTGATTGTGCTTTGGAAACTATCGAAACCATTTCTGTGGTTGTGTACCCTGCGATTGATGGGCACAATAAACAGCGTCTTGCTTATATATATGGCCTACTCTCTGACTGCTACTTGCAGCTAGAGGAAACGAAACAATCATTAATTCACCCTTGTTCCTCAAATTTATCCACTCTTGATTTGGCTCGCTTATACAAGGTCTTTGAGCAAGAATGTCAAAGGGTATCTTTTATTAAGGACCTAAACTTCAAGAACGTTGCTGCATTAGATGGTTTAAATTTGCAATCTTTACGAAGTGAAGTGTATGCACACATAAATGAACTTAACTTGGAAGCATTGGCAAAAATGTTACAGACATTGGCAGGTATCTACACTGATTCATTGCCTGAAAATCTTGTGTTATGGCAAGATGTGTATAAACATTATGTGCTAAGTTTGTTGAAGACATTGGAAAATAGAACGACAATGGAATTCAATTTTGTGAACCCTGAAACATTTCAGGAGTTTATTATTCAACTTGAGCACACATATGATTTTTCTCATATGTATATCAGACTATTGGCGCCATCTGATGCCTTGGAAATTATAAAGCGGTACATAACTATGATAGTACCCCTGCATGGTTCTTATGGGAGTATTCCAGATAACTCAACATGGCAGGATTGCCTCATAATCCTTTTGAACTTTTGGCTTCGATTGACTGAAGAAATGCAAGAAATTGCATCCGGTGAGTGTTTGGACAAAGTTGGGTTTGATCCAGAATGTTTATCAAGTTGCTTGAAGGTCTTAATGAGGCTGGTGCTGGAGGACAGTGTAACACCAAGCCAAAGCTGGGGCAGCATTGTTGGCTATGCCATTTGTGGCTTAAATGGTAATTTTTCTGTTGAGATTCTGATTTTTTGCAAAGCAATGGCATTTTCTGGCTGTGGGTTTGGAGCAATTTCAGAATTATTCTTAGAAGCAATATCGCAGTGTGATATCAGTTCAACTCCATCAGCTGACTCTGAATCCCAAGatcttcttcatctttatataaatatgttggAACCCATATTAAAAGACTTGGTCAGTGGAACCTGCGAACACCAGAATTTGTATCATTTACTATCTTCACTGAGCAAATTGGAAGGTCAACTAGATGATTTGCAAAGTGTCAGacaggcagtttgggagaggATGGCCCAGTTCTCTGATAATTCACAGCTACCAAGTCATGTTCGAGTTTATGTTCTTGAGCTTATGCAGTTGATCAGAGGTAGAAATATTAAGGGTTTCTCAACAGAGCTGCAGTCCAAAGTTTTACCATGGGAAGGGTGGGATGAGTTGCTTTCTACAAGTATAAAGAGCGAGATTAATGCCAATCATTTACTGCTACATCATACAGATGCTTCTAGTCAATTAACAAGTACTTTAGTTGCTCTTAAATCATCTCAGCTTGTGGCCGCCATATCCCCTAGCATAGAAATTACTCCTGACAATCTCTTGAATGTGGAGACAGCTGTCTCTTGCTTCTTGAAGTTATGTGATGTTTCCAATTCAGATACTCATGTTGAGGTGTTGCTAGCCATTGTGGAAGAGTGGGAAGGGTTCTTTGTAGTGGGAAGAGATGAAATCAAGCCTTCAGAAACAACTGAAGCAGTAAATGACTGGAACAATGATGACTGGGATGAAGGATGGGAAAGCTTTCAGGAAGTAGATTCTcttgaaaaagagaaaatagaaaactCGCTTTCTATTGATCCTTTGCATGTGTGCTGGATGGAGATTTTCAAAAAACTTATTGCAATATCACGGTTCAATGATGTTTTAAGACTGATTGACCATTCCTTAACAAAATCTAACCGAATATTGCTGGATGAAGATGGTGCCAAGACATTGAGTGAGGTTTTACTGGAAATGGATTGTTTTGTGGCTTTGAAGCTGGTGCTTCTTCTGCCTTATGAAGCGTTACAGTTTCAGTGTTTGGCTGTGGTTGAAGACAAGTTTAAACAAGGAGGTATCTCTGAAACAGTTGGCAGGGACCATGAGTTCTTCATTCTTGTATTGTCCTCAAAGATTATATCAGTTATAATAACCAAGTCTTCATACGGCACTATTTTCTCCTTTCTCTGCTATCTGGCAGGCAATTTGTCTCGCCAGTGTCAGGAGTCCCAGTTATTTAGGATcatggagaaagaaaagactGAATCTGTAGATACAGAAAAGGACTTCTTATTCCTTTTCCGAAGAATACTGTTCCCCTCTTTCATATCGGAGCTTGTGAAGGCTGACCAGCATATCCTTGCAGGATTCCTTGTTACAAAGTTTATGCACACAAATGCTTCTCTGAGTCTTGTTAATGTTGCTGAAGCTAGTCTAGCTAGATACTTAGAGAGGCAGCTCCATGCACTGCAGCACGATGAGTTTGCTGTGGATGACATAAGTTCATGCAAGTTGCTGAAGAATACCGTTTCCAAATTGAGAGGCAAGTTGGGAACTGGGATTCAGTCTGCATTGGCATTACTTCCTGCAAATGTTAGATAA